One segment of Ignavibacteriales bacterium DNA contains the following:
- a CDS encoding nucleoside recognition protein encodes MVFDPIKFVKLNAVTNDGIIKYAKIAVELALGLIGIMALWLGIMKIAEQSGLIAKLAGLLKPVTTRLFPDVPADHPAMGAMIMNISANMLGLANAATPLGLKAMEELNKLNKKLGTATDAMCTFLVINTSNVQLIPATVIAIRASAGASNPTDIIGPVIVVTTVNTIVGIITVKLLAKLRIFRKQLEVEAKP; translated from the coding sequence ATGGTTTTTGATCCGATTAAATTTGTCAAACTGAATGCCGTTACTAACGATGGAATAATTAAATACGCAAAAATTGCCGTCGAGCTTGCCCTCGGGCTTATCGGCATAATGGCTCTGTGGCTTGGCATTATGAAGATTGCCGAGCAATCGGGACTGATTGCCAAGCTTGCAGGTCTACTGAAACCTGTTACAACCAGATTATTCCCGGATGTCCCCGCCGATCATCCTGCTATGGGTGCGATGATAATGAATATATCTGCTAACATGCTCGGTCTTGCAAATGCTGCAACGCCACTCGGTTTGAAAGCTATGGAAGAATTAAATAAGCTGAATAAAAAATTAGGAACAGCAACCGATGCTATGTGTACATTTTTAGTTATCAACACTAGTAATGTGCAGTTGATTCCGGCAACAGTGATAGCAATTAGAGCATCTGCGGGGGCATCTAATCCGACAGATATTATTGGGCCTGTAATTGTTGTCACTACGGTCAATACAATTGTTGGAATTATTACTGTAAAGTTACTGGCAAAATTGCGAATTTTCAGGAAGCAACTTGAGGTGGAGGCGAAACCATGA
- a CDS encoding proline dehydrogenase family protein, whose protein sequence is MNLLNKLIVTTLPVVPKPIVRKFANKYIAGETLLDAVRVVKELNFKGIMATLDVLGEAISTKEEAIAARNEILELFPTIQKEKLDSNVSIKLTQLGLALDKNFCLDNVRMIIAKAKEFNNFVRIDMEDSPTTDDTIWVYRQIRKDFNNSGIVLQAYMRRTENDADELIKDGLGHFRLCKGIYVEPAEIAFKGHDEVNQNFVQVLKKMLEQKAYVGIATHDDYLVDAAFRIIQAMKLQKHQYEFQMLLGVKDDLRSKIVQDGHRMRVYVPFGEHWYRYSIRRFKENPQMAGYVFKALFN, encoded by the coding sequence ATGAATCTACTAAATAAGCTTATTGTTACCACGCTCCCAGTCGTTCCAAAACCAATTGTAAGAAAATTTGCAAATAAATATATTGCCGGCGAGACTCTTTTGGATGCAGTTCGGGTTGTCAAAGAATTGAACTTCAAGGGAATCATGGCAACTTTAGATGTTTTGGGTGAAGCGATCTCAACTAAAGAAGAAGCCATTGCTGCACGGAATGAAATATTAGAATTATTTCCAACCATTCAAAAAGAAAAATTAGATTCGAATGTTTCAATCAAACTCACTCAACTTGGCTTAGCTTTAGATAAAAATTTTTGTCTTGATAATGTTCGAATGATTATAGCCAAGGCAAAGGAGTTTAACAATTTCGTCCGGATCGATATGGAAGATTCTCCAACAACAGACGATACGATTTGGGTGTACCGTCAAATCCGGAAAGATTTTAACAACAGCGGAATTGTGCTTCAGGCGTACATGCGACGAACTGAAAACGATGCTGATGAGTTAATAAAAGACGGACTCGGACACTTTAGATTGTGCAAGGGGATTTATGTTGAACCGGCGGAGATCGCATTCAAAGGACACGATGAGGTCAATCAGAATTTTGTTCAGGTGTTGAAGAAAATGCTCGAACAAAAAGCTTACGTCGGTATTGCCACTCACGATGATTATTTGGTTGATGCGGCATTCCGAATTATACAAGCTATGAAGTTGCAAAAGCACCAGTATGAATTTCAGATGTTGCTCGGTGTGAAAGACGATTTGCGATCGAAGATAGTTCAGGATGGACACAGGATGCGGGTTTATGTTCCATTTGGAGAACACTGGTATAGATATTCGATCCGGCGGTTTAAAGAAAATCCTCAGATGGCCGGTTATGTTTTTAAAGCGTTATTCAATTGA
- a CDS encoding spore maturation protein, which produces MKNFVDIVAMISVLAIPALILFIIIYGAVKKVKIYEAFVEGAKEGFNIGVRIIPYLVAMLVAIGIFRAGGAMELLSKLLSPLTNLINMPAEALPMAIMRPLSGSGALGVMAETIKSHGPDSLIGRMVAVMMGSGETTFYVLAVYFGSVSISKTRQAVPAGIVADVVGIFMSVWIVNLIFG; this is translated from the coding sequence ATGAAAAATTTTGTTGATATCGTGGCTATGATTTCTGTTTTGGCAATCCCGGCACTTATCTTATTCATCATAATTTACGGCGCTGTTAAAAAAGTGAAAATCTATGAAGCTTTCGTTGAAGGTGCGAAGGAGGGGTTCAACATAGGCGTCAGAATTATTCCATATCTTGTTGCAATGCTTGTTGCAATCGGAATATTTCGTGCGGGTGGGGCGATGGAATTGCTTTCAAAATTATTATCACCACTTACAAATTTGATCAACATGCCTGCTGAAGCATTACCGATGGCAATTATGCGTCCGTTATCCGGCAGCGGTGCATTAGGAGTGATGGCGGAAACAATTAAATCTCACGGACCAGATTCTCTCATCGGACGAATGGTTGCAGTGATGATGGGCAGTGGTGAAACGACATTCTATGTGCTTGCTGTCTATTTTGGTTCGGTTAGCATAAGTAAAACCAGACAAGCAGTCCCTGCCGGAATTGTTGCAGATGTTGTGGGAATATTTATGTCGGTATGGATTGTAAATCTTATATTCGGTTGA
- a CDS encoding tyrosine phenol-lyase, whose amino-acid sequence MTIQKRRSWAEPFKIKMVEPLKMTTKPERVKALETAGYNTFLLRSEDVYIDLLTDSGTNAMSENQWAGLMLGDEAYAGSKNYFHLEDAVKKYYGYKYLVPTHQGRGAEHLISKIMIKPGDYIAGNMYFTTTRLHQELAGGAFVDVIIDEAHNTLSTHPFKGNIDLQKLEELIKRVGANKIPYVSVAATVNMAGGQPVSMKNMKDVRELTSNHGIKIIFDATRAIENAYFIKTREEGYQNKSISEILLEMCSYTDGATMSAKKDLLVNIGGFLAINDFDIFEEARNLVVVYEGLHTYGGLAGRDMEAMARGIEEAVQYDHIKARIGQVEYVGNKLLEQNVPIIQPVGGHAIFLDAKQFFPKMPQTEFPAQTLAAEIYLDSGVRTMERGIVSAGRNKETGDHYYPKLELVRVTFPRRVYTQAHCDVTTESIVDVYGRRNSIKGMRMVYEPKYLRFFQARFERL is encoded by the coding sequence ATGACGATTCAAAAACGACGCTCATGGGCTGAACCGTTTAAAATTAAAATGGTTGAGCCGCTTAAAATGACAACCAAACCTGAAAGAGTTAAAGCACTTGAAACGGCAGGATACAATACATTCCTTCTGAGATCGGAAGATGTTTACATCGATCTTTTAACCGACAGCGGCACTAACGCAATGAGTGAAAATCAGTGGGCAGGGTTGATGCTTGGCGATGAAGCATACGCCGGAAGTAAAAATTATTTTCACCTTGAAGACGCGGTAAAAAAATATTACGGCTACAAATATCTTGTTCCCACGCATCAGGGCAGGGGCGCAGAGCATTTAATTTCCAAAATAATGATCAAGCCCGGAGATTACATAGCGGGCAACATGTATTTTACAACTACCCGTCTTCATCAGGAACTTGCCGGCGGCGCCTTCGTGGATGTAATCATCGATGAAGCACACAATACACTGAGCACACATCCTTTCAAAGGGAATATCGATCTGCAAAAATTGGAAGAATTGATAAAGCGTGTTGGAGCGAACAAAATTCCTTACGTGAGCGTTGCAGCCACCGTAAATATGGCGGGCGGCCAGCCGGTTTCTATGAAGAACATGAAAGACGTGCGTGAGCTGACGAGCAATCATGGCATTAAAATTATCTTTGATGCAACCCGTGCGATTGAAAATGCATATTTTATCAAGACGCGTGAAGAGGGTTATCAGAATAAATCTATCTCCGAGATATTGCTTGAGATGTGCTCGTACACCGATGGCGCAACGATGAGCGCAAAAAAAGATTTGCTTGTGAATATCGGCGGCTTCCTCGCGATCAACGATTTTGATATTTTCGAAGAAGCACGCAATCTCGTGGTTGTGTATGAAGGATTGCACACGTACGGCGGTTTAGCGGGCCGCGATATGGAAGCGATGGCTCGCGGCATCGAAGAAGCAGTTCAATACGATCATATCAAAGCGAGAATCGGTCAGGTGGAGTATGTGGGCAATAAACTGCTTGAGCAAAATGTTCCCATCATTCAACCGGTAGGCGGACATGCGATATTTCTAGATGCGAAACAATTCTTCCCGAAAATGCCGCAAACTGAATTCCCCGCTCAAACGCTTGCGGCGGAAATTTACTTGGATTCAGGCGTAAGAACTATGGAACGAGGAATTGTTTCTGCCGGAAGGAATAAAGAGACAGGTGATCACTATTATCCGAAACTTGAACTTGTCCGCGTCACATTTCCGCGCCGAGTTTACACGCAGGCACACTGCGATGTAACGACTGAATCTATTGTCGATGTCTATGGGCGAAGAAACTCAATCAAAGGTATGCGCATGGTATATGAACCGAAATACTTGAGATTTTTCCAGGCACGATTCGAAAGGTTATAG
- a CDS encoding oligopeptide transporter, OPT family, with translation MTEFSGRALFIGLIMCVVLGAANAYLGLKAGMTIAATYPAAVIGMAFLRLVKGNILEENMARTVGSIGESVAAGAIFTLPAFFIAGIWEEFFTVGHYLQSSLIMLAGGVLGIMFVALLRRVMVEDVELPFPESVAASEIHKAGRSGGTGAKFLFAAMGIGAIIQAMRNLRFFAESAEKFIEFSKATIGLKTSGSVAAQSGILLTTPGVNPSYMGVGYIIGPKLASLNFSGGLLAWGLFVPILTYFIGPSLMSTSTTPMDDGSWTAMANNVWRYIVRPIAIGGMLMSAAFTLFRMRKSLGAGLKRSIGDVKKAATGEHVTVRTEQDISFKWVMIGILLTGVLTFFIYNYFAQDVVAALVATIVMIIAGFFFAAVSGYLVGIIGSSNNPISGLTLSTLLVAALLMVALGMSGQTGVAAVLGVAAVVCVAAAVAGEMLQDLKVGHILGGTPWKMQVGDLIGVGLAAAVMFFPLVILHQGDINMGGTGLGGKTYPAPQASLMALLSQGIVGGQMAWPLIIVGMLMGLGFILMQVKSPMLVSVGMYLPLETTFAIFIGGIIKGMVDKVVAKKKFNDAQKARVENTGVLLAAGLIAGEALIGLLFAGLAVADIKYDAWLPAVFAGFPFPFYVSSIVFVFIAWLLIQIPVKNAGRPDEPAPPTAVM, from the coding sequence ATGACGGAATTTTCCGGCAGAGCGCTTTTTATCGGCTTGATCATGTGCGTCGTTTTGGGCGCCGCTAATGCATACTTAGGATTGAAGGCAGGTATGACAATCGCTGCTACTTATCCCGCTGCGGTTATCGGCATGGCATTCTTGCGATTAGTCAAAGGGAATATTCTTGAAGAGAATATGGCTAGAACAGTCGGCTCAATAGGTGAATCGGTTGCAGCGGGGGCTATCTTCACACTTCCGGCATTTTTTATCGCGGGAATTTGGGAAGAGTTCTTTACTGTAGGTCATTATCTTCAATCATCTCTCATCATGCTTGCCGGTGGCGTGCTTGGAATTATGTTCGTAGCACTTTTACGGCGGGTTATGGTAGAAGATGTTGAGTTGCCATTTCCGGAATCGGTTGCAGCATCTGAAATCCATAAAGCCGGTCGTAGCGGTGGAACGGGTGCGAAGTTTTTATTCGCAGCAATGGGTATTGGTGCAATAATTCAGGCGATGCGTAATTTGAGATTCTTTGCTGAATCGGCTGAAAAATTCATTGAATTTTCAAAAGCAACAATCGGTTTAAAAACAAGCGGTTCGGTTGCAGCACAAAGCGGTATTCTTTTAACCACACCCGGAGTCAATCCATCTTACATGGGTGTTGGATACATTATCGGACCGAAACTTGCTTCACTGAACTTCAGCGGCGGATTACTTGCGTGGGGATTGTTCGTTCCGATTCTTACGTATTTCATAGGTCCCTCATTGATGTCAACTTCAACAACACCGATGGATGACGGTTCATGGACAGCAATGGCGAATAATGTATGGCGTTATATTGTTCGTCCGATTGCAATCGGCGGTATGTTGATGAGTGCAGCATTCACATTATTTAGAATGAGAAAAAGTTTGGGCGCGGGATTAAAACGTTCAATCGGCGATGTGAAAAAAGCTGCAACAGGCGAACATGTAACCGTGAGAACCGAACAGGATATAAGTTTCAAATGGGTTATGATTGGAATTCTGTTGACAGGAGTTTTGACATTTTTCATCTATAATTACTTCGCGCAGGATGTTGTTGCAGCGTTGGTCGCAACAATCGTGATGATTATTGCGGGATTTTTCTTCGCAGCAGTTTCCGGTTATCTTGTCGGAATAATCGGCTCAAGCAATAATCCTATAAGTGGTCTGACGCTATCAACCCTGCTTGTTGCTGCTCTTCTTATGGTGGCGCTTGGTATGTCGGGACAAACTGGGGTTGCAGCAGTTTTAGGTGTTGCGGCAGTTGTTTGCGTTGCGGCTGCAGTTGCAGGCGAGATGTTGCAAGATCTTAAAGTTGGACATATACTCGGCGGTACACCGTGGAAGATGCAGGTGGGTGATCTTATTGGTGTCGGACTTGCGGCGGCTGTTATGTTTTTCCCGCTCGTAATTTTACATCAAGGTGATATTAATATGGGTGGAACCGGATTGGGAGGTAAAACTTATCCCGCTCCACAGGCAAGTTTGATGGCATTATTGTCTCAGGGAATTGTTGGCGGACAAATGGCTTGGCCTCTTATTATAGTAGGAATGCTGATGGGTCTTGGTTTCATTTTGATGCAGGTAAAAAGCCCGATGCTTGTTAGCGTCGGCATGTATTTACCTCTTGAAACAACATTCGCCATTTTCATCGGCGGTATAATCAAAGGTATGGTCGATAAGGTTGTAGCAAAGAAGAAATTCAACGATGCGCAAAAAGCGCGGGTTGAGAATACAGGTGTTCTTCTTGCCGCAGGTTTAATTGCGGGTGAAGCTTTAATCGGATTGCTTTTTGCCGGACTCGCGGTTGCCGACATTAAGTACGATGCATGGTTACCTGCAGTATTTGCAGGATTCCCATTCCCGTTCTATGTAAGTTCAATCGTATTTGTATTCATAGCATGGCTCTTGATTCAGATACCGGTTAAGAACGCTGGTCGTCCAGATGAACCTGCTCCACCAACTGCAGTAATGTAA